DNA from Salmo trutta chromosome 14, fSalTru1.1, whole genome shotgun sequence:
GCTAAAGACAAGCATAAAGTAAGTATTATTTAGAACATATGTTTGTGTCGTTGTTTACTATTGAATAATTTTCTTCATGATTTGAACTTTAAGGACATAGAACTAACCGAATGCCCTCTTTTCTTCATCAGCTAAGGAAACCAGTTGTGGAGAAGATGCGTAGAGACCGCATCAACACCTGCGTAGAGCAGCTCAAGACCCTGCTGGAGAGGGAGTTCCACAAACAGGACCCCAACACCAAGCTGGAGAAGGCTGACATCCTGGAGATGACGGTGGGGTTCCTGAAGCAGAAGCTGCAGCCTCAGAGCCCAGTCCCCCAGAGGGCCCACAGTGAGGGCTACTCCCAGTGCTGGAGAAAGACCCTGCACTTCCTGTCTTCCAGCTCCATGAAGGACATGATGCTTCAGAACCTCCAGAGAGCTGGCCAGGACGTCTGCCCCTCCTCGCCACTCTCCTCCCAACATCAACACCACAGCCAGGGCCCAGTGAAGCAGGCCACCAGTGGTCACAAAACAATCTGGAGGCCCTGGTAGAGACAAACTATTTAACAAACTGGATGGGTGTTTACCGTCTTTCATGCTGTAGGAAATCTCTATTTCCAATTGTAATATCTGCTTAGGTCCTTTATGAAGGATAGCAAACATCATATGACAAGCGTTATAGTTTGTTGTCTCCTGTATGGAGCTGTCTGTAAAAAAAGGCTTCTATGAATCTGCTTTGTGAGTAGACGTAGGGAATACTTTTTCTGTCATGTGGTATATGACTTCTATGGAGGCGACTCAAGTATTGATTTGTGTGTGATTCTGATGCTAAATATTTATTGGAGATTAATTCTCATGTTTAAGTGTTCTTAAAGGGAAATCAGATTATGTTACCTTTTGTAAAGGAACTGATTGCACATAATGCATTTTGAAACatttgtattttac
Protein-coding regions in this window:
- the LOC115207088 gene encoding transcription factor HES-5-like, producing MAPTYISDSANTMLSAKDKHKLRKPVVEKMRRDRINTCVEQLKTLLEREFHKQDPNTKLEKADILEMTVGFLKQKLQPQSPVPQRAHSEGYSQCWRKTLHFLSSSSMKDMMLQNLQRAGQDVCPSSPLSSQHQHHSQGPVKQATSGHKTIWRPW